The Henckelia pumila isolate YLH828 unplaced genomic scaffold, ASM3356847v2 CTG_461:::fragment_3, whole genome shotgun sequence genome window below encodes:
- the LOC140872213 gene encoding agamous-like MADS-box protein MADS3, with the protein MGRGKVVLERISNKVNRQVTFGKRKKGLLKKASELSVLCDAEVALIIFSSEGKPFHFGSVGTKNTIERYRQFHSNNPIEGEDGEHESQSTYQAVTKLNAKYQSLQLLNRHLHGEDLGSVSLKKLRNLEKQIEGALAKARKCKVRINLISAHISFWKNI; encoded by the exons aTGGGGAGAGGGAAAGTTGTATTGGAGAGAATAAGCAACAAGGTGAATAGACAAGTTACTTTTGGTAAAAGAAAGAAGGGTTTGTTGAAGAAAGCTTCCGAGTTGTCTGTGTTGTGTGATGCAGAGGTTGCTCTCATCATCTTCTCCAGTGAGGGCAAGCCTTTTCACTTCGGGAGTGTTGg AACAAAGAATACCATAGAAAGGTACAGGCAGTTTCATTCCAACAATCCAATTGAAGGAGAAGATGGTGAACATGAAAGCCAG TCTACTTACCAAGCCGTGACGAAGTTAAACGCCAAGTATCAATCCCTTCAACTTCTAAATAG GCACTTACATGGAGAAGATCTAGGATCCGTCAGTTTGAAGAAATTGCGAAACCTTGAGAAGCAAATCGAGGGAGCCCTAGCAAAAGCCAGGAAATGTAAGGTacgaattaatttaattagtgCTCATATATCGTTTTGGAAGAATATATAA